The following proteins are encoded in a genomic region of Gouania willdenowi chromosome 6, fGouWil2.1, whole genome shotgun sequence:
- the ldhba gene encoding L-lactate dehydrogenase B-A chain, with amino-acid sequence MSVLQQLITPLSSAEAPPPRNKVTVVGVGQVGMACAVSILLRDLCDELALVDVMEDRLKGEMMDLQHGSLFLKTSKIVADKDYVVTANSRLVVVTAGVRQQEGESRLNLVQRNVNVFKSIIPQIIKYSPECTMIVVSNPVDVLTYVTWKLSGLPKHRIIGSGTNLDSARFRQMMAERLGIHSSSFNGWVLGEHGDTSVPVWSGANVAGVNLQKLNPDIGSDGDKEQWKATHKAVVDSAYEVIKLKGYTNWAIGLSVADLTESIVKNMNRVHPVSTMVKDMYGIGEEVFLSLPCVLNGGGVSSVINMTLTDGEVSQLKKSADTLWGIQKDLKDL; translated from the exons atgtcagTGCTGCAGCAGCTCATCACTCCTCTGTCCAGCGCCGAGGCTCCACCCCCCAGGAACAAAGTGACGGTGGTGGGCGTGGGTCAGGTGGGCATGGCCTGTGCCGTCAGCATCCTGCTCCGG gaCCTGTGTGATGAGCTGGCTCTGGTGGATGTGATGGAGGACCGTCTGAAAGGAGAGATGATGGACCTGCAGCACGGGAGTCTGTTCCTCAAGACCTCCAAGATTGTAGCGGACAAAG ACTACGTGGTCACCGCTAACTCCCGTCTGGTGGTGGTGACGGCCGGCGTGCGTCAGCAGGAAGGAGAGAGTCGCCTCAACCTGGTCCAGAGGAACGTCAATGTGTTCAAGTCCATCATCCCCCAGATCATCAAATACAGCCCAGAGTGCACCATGATAGTGGTCTCCAAccctg tgGACGTGCTGACGTACGTCACGTGGAAGCTCAGTGGTTTACCGAAGCATCGCATCATCGGCAGTGGAACCAACCTGGATTCAGCTCGGTTCCGTCAAATGATGGCAGAACGTCTGGGGATCCACAGCAGCTCCTTCAACGGATGGGTGCTGGGGGAACACGGGGACACCAGcg tgccTGTGTGGAGTGGAGCTAACGTAGCAGGAGTGAATTTGCAGAAACTCAACCCTGACATTGGTTCTGATGGAGACAAGGAGCAGTGGAAGGCTACACACAAGGCTGTGGTGGACAG TGCCTATGAGGTCATCAAACTGAAGGGTTACACTAACTGGGCCATTGGTCTGAGCGTGGCTGATCTCACTGAGAGCATCGTCAAGAACATGAACCGCGTCCACCCAGTGTCCACCATGGTGAAG gacatGTACGGGATCGGGGAGGAGGTCTTCCTCTCTCTGCCGTGCGTCCTCAATGGCGGAGGCGTGAGCAGCGTGATCAACATGACTCTGACCGACGGGGAGGTTTCTCAGCTGAAGAAAAGCGCTGACACGCTGTGGGGGATCCAGAAGGACCTGAAGGACCTGTGA
- the LOC114465739 gene encoding protein bicaudal D homolog 1-like isoform X2 gives MAAGGASGCGETAEQCRAEVERLNRELQEANREKVRAAECGLSVLEENHRLKEQNMELEAQQEALRMELEQLQEAFGHAYSTQRKVAEDGESNEQTLLRESASTEAYYTQRVLELQEELELSKTSVSRAQDDQQQLSTLLEELTESNQRLELQQRHLQEELRQNKLREAGLMQDCSDLEEENISLQKMVSTLRQNQVEYEGLKHELKVLEEEAELLGAQLQDAVRLKEVCEAQLEETLESVKSEREQKSALRRELLLHLSMCDVPYTGSAHLVFSSAPPSGAATPTTLLSPGSEEAFRWNGHMTGSNRTGRSSTSDLCSEMKVPEVTRLKQQLLTVECENAALMNSLQESQSQLLLTQNALSDQQQVALRLGRTLTALQHVEGDEGEKPDEAEESQSSGLEVLKCRYRAAVTEVVQLKAEMKKLRERLNEDETPKHVSDLHNLQRKTDTLEQSCRDTQEKVEALEAELQVARTTATDTGRALSAAQDELVTLSEELALLYNHVCLCNNTTPQRVMLDYYRQGRALSVSLKSSSSDNSKVLLTPRLARRLTAAGGSPPKEEDTVSSAQALAKPRSPPGHSPSLIASSSSSSSSSSPPLETSREPMNIYNLNAIIREQVQQLQRAVELCLQRSRRRAVVRDVCPLMDMDKESCVEEILKLKAVLSTKREQISTLRLVLKANKQTAEGALSNLKSKYEAEKSMVTDTMTKLRNELKALKEDAATFSSLRAMFATRCDEYVTQLDEMQRQLAAAEDEKKTLNSLLRMAIQQKLALTQRLEDLAFDQEQSHHSRGGRTSRTSTGKVRPSESAPHSLSGSTSASLTSPTSPMLPCTPLSHSVSSLTGPQEAERPPTVESSSPSPSTRWTLGVRTLVVDSHGTPPSLQRSGLSRNSPDPRNYTPEPSNPRNYTPEPSNTRNYTPESSNTRNYTPDLSNRHIQPGSAPVSPYRSPLLALRCPTWTPSYQNRLSFGSSRPSFYSSSFLPSSHSYSSSSFHSSSPSPSSFFHSSSPSPPYSHSSHYTPLYSRTYTSHRPR, from the exons ATGGCCGCTGGAGGAGCCTCGGGATGCGGGGAGACGGCCGAGCAGTGCCGGGCCGAGGTGGAGCGGCTGAACCGGGAGCTGCAGGAGGCGAACCGGGAGAAAGTCCGGGCAGCGGAGTGTGGCCTGTCGGTGCTGGAGGAGAACCACAGACTGAAGGAGCAGAACATGGAGCTGGAGGCACAGCAGGAGGCTCTGAGGATGGAGCTGGAGCAGCTGCAGGAG GCTTTTGGCCACGCCTACTCCACCCAGCGTAAGGTGGCGGAGGACGGTGAGAGCAACGAGCAGACGCTGCTGCgtgagtcagcgtctacagaggCGTACTACACCCAGCGTGTTTTGGAGCTGCAGGAGGAGCTGGAGCTCAGTAAGACCAGCGTTAGCAGAGCTCAGGACGACCAGCAGCAGCTCAGCACTCTGCTAGAGGAGCTCACAGAG AGCAACCAAAGACTGGAGCTGCAGCAGCGCCACCTACAGGAGGAGCTGAGACAGAACAAGCTGAGAGAAGCTGGTCTGATGCAGGACTGTAGCGATTTAGAGGAGGAGAACATCTCACTGCAGAAGATGGTGTCCACGCTCAGACAGAACCAG GTGGAGTATGAAGGGCTGAAGCACGAGCTGAAGGTTCTGGAGGAGGAGGCAGAGCTTTTGGGCGCCCAGCTGCAGGACGCCGTGCGTCTGAAGGAGGTGTGCGAGGCTCAGCTGGAGGAGACGCTGGAGTCAGTGAAGAGTGAGCGTGAGCAGAAGAGTGCGCTACgcagagagctgctgctgcacctGAGCATGTGCGACGTGCCTTACACGGGCAGCGCCCACCTGGTCTTTAGCTCCGCCCCTCCCAGCGGCGCAGCCACACCCACCACGCTGCTCTCACCCGGCTCAGAGGAAGCCTTCAG GTGGAACGGTCACATGACAGGAAGCAACAGGACAGGAAGGAGCtcgacctctgacctctgcagTGAGATGAAGGTCCCAGAGGTCACCAGGCTGAAGCAGCAGCTGCTCACG GTTGAGTGTGAGAATGCAGCTCTGATGAACAGCCTGCAGGAGTCCCAGAGTCAGCTGCTGCTCACTCAGAACGCTCTCAGCGATCAGCAGCAAGTCGCCCTGCGCCTTGGCCGGACCCTCACAGCCTTACAGCATGTGGAAGGTGACGAGGGGGAGAAGCCAGATGAAGCTGAGGAGAGCCAGAGCTCTGGCCTGGAGGTGCTGAAGTGTCGGTACAGAGCAGCGGTGACAGAGGTGGTGCAGCTGAAGGCAGAGATGAAGAAACTCCGTGAGCGGCTGAATGAGGACGAGACGCCCAAACACGTGAGCGACCTCCACAACCTGCAGAGGAAGACGGACACATTGGAGCAGAGCTGCAGGGACACTCAGGAGAAG GTGGAGGCCTTAGAGGCGGAGCTACAGGTGGCAAGGACGACAGCCACCGACACTGGCCGTGCTCTGAGTGCAGCTCAGGACGAGCTGGTGACACTCAGTGAGGAGCTAGCTCTGCTCTACAACCACGTCTGCCTCTGCAACAACACCACACCTCAGCGCGTCATGCTGGACTACTACAG GCAGGGCCGAGCCCTCAGCGTTAGCCTCAAATCCTCGTCCTCAGACAACAGCAAAGTGCTTCTCACACCGCGACTCGCCCGCCGCCTTACGGCCGCAGGAGGGTCTCCGCCCAAAGAGGAGGACACCGTGAGCTCTGCTCAGGCGTTAGCCAAGCCTCGCTCGCCTCCTGGACACTCACCCAGCCTCATAGCCTCCTCATCATCTTCATCGTCATCTTCGTCCCCTCCCTTAGAGACGAGCAGGGAACCGATGAATATCTACAACCTCAACGCCATCATCAGAGAGCAG GTGCAGCAGCTCCAGCGGGCCGTGGAGCTCTGCCTGCAGCGGTCCCGGCGCCGTGCCGTAGTCAGAGATGTGTGTCCTCTAATGGACATGGACAAGGAAAGCTGTGTGGAGGAGATCCTGAAGCTGAAAGCTGTGCTGAGCACCAAGAGGGAGCAGATCTCCACCCTTAGGCTGGTGCTGAAGGCCAACAAACAA ACAGCAGAGGGTGCTCTCTCTAACCTGAAGAGTAAGTATGAAGCAGAGAAGTCGATGGTGACGGACACGATGACAAAGCTGAGGAATGAACTAAAGGCTTTGAAGGAAGACGCCGCCACCTTCTCGTCCCTCAGAGCCATGTTTGCCACCAG GTGTGATGAGTACGTGACTCAGCTGGACGAGATGCAGAGACAGCTGGCGGCAGCTGAGGACGAGAAGAAGACGTTAAACTCCCTCCTGAGGATGGCCATCCAGCAGAAGCTGGCGCTCACACAGCGGTTGGAGGACCTGGCCTTCGACCAGGAGCAGAGCCATCACAGCAGGGGAGGCCGGACCAGTAGAACCAGTACCGGTAAGGTCCGGCCCTCGGAGTCTGCCCCTCACTCCCTCTCAGGCTCCACCTCCGCTTCACTCACCTCGCCCACCTCCCCAATGCTTCCTTGCACTCCTTTGTCCCACTCAGTGTCCTCCTTAACAGGTCCTCAGGAGGCAGAGAGACCGCCCACTGTGGagagctcctccccctccccctccacaaGGTGGACGCTCGGCGTGCGGACGCTTGTGGTAGACTCGCACGGCACTCCTCCCTCTTTGCAACGCTCAGGCCTTTCCAGGAATTCCCCCGACCCCAGGAACTACACCCCCGAACCCTCAAACCCCAGGAACTACACCCCCGAACCCTCAAACACCAGGAACTACACCCCCGAATCCTCAAACACCAGGAACTACACCCCTGACCTCTCTAACAGGCACATCCAGCCTGGCTCCGCTCCGGTCTCACCATACCGCTCCCCCCTGCTGGCGCTGCGATGCCCCACATGGACGCCGTCGTACCAAAACCGCCTCTCCTTTGGTTCGTCAAGGCCGTCCTTCTACTCCTCTTCCTTCCTACCTTCCTCCCACAgctactcctcctcctcctttcatagctcctccccttccccctcctccTTTTTCCACAGCTCCTCCCCTTCCCCCCCCTACAGCCACTCCTCCCACTACACGCCGCTTTACTCCAGGACCTACACCTCCCATCGGCCCCGCTGA
- the LOC114465739 gene encoding protein bicaudal D homolog 1-like isoform X3, whose translation MAAGGASGCGETAEQCRAEVERLNRELQEANREKVRAAECGLSVLEENHRLKEQNMELEAQQEALRMELEQLQEAFGHAYSTQRKVAEDGESNEQTLLRESASTEAYYTQRVLELQEELELSKTSVSRAQDDQQQLSTLLEELTEQSNQRLELQQRHLQEELRQNKLREAGLMQDCSDLEEENISLQKMVSTLRQNQVEYEGLKHELKVLEEEAELLGAQLQDAVRLKEVCEAQLEETLESVKSEREQKSALRRELLLHLSMCDVPYTGSAHLVFSSAPPSGAATPTTLLSPGSEEAFRWNGHMTGSNRTGRSSTSDLCSEMKVPEVTRLKQQLLTVECENAALMNSLQESQSQLLLTQNALSDQQQVALRLGRTLTALQHVEGDEGEKPDEAEESQSSGLEVLKCRYRAAVTEVVQLKAEMKKLRERLNEDETPKHVSDLHNLQRKTDTLEQSCRDTQEKVEALEAELQVARTTATDTGRALSAAQDELVTLSEELALLYNHVCLCNNTTPQRVMLDYYRQGRALSVSLKSSSSDNSKVLLTPRLARRLTAAGGSPPKEEDTVSSAQALAKPRSPPGHSPSLIASSSSSSSSSSPPLETSREPMNIYNLNAIIREQVQQLQRAVELCLQRSRRRAVVRDVCPLMDMDKESCVEEILKLKAVLSTKREQISTLRLVLKANKQTAEGALSNLKSKYEAEKSMVTDTMTKLRNELKALKEDAATFSSLRAMFATRCDEYVTQLDEMQRQLAAAEDEKKTLNSLLRMAIQQKLALTQRLEDLAFDQEQSHHSRGGRTSRTSTGPQEAERPPTVESSSPSPSTRWTLGVRTLVVDSHGTPPSLQRSGLSRNSPDPRNYTPEPSNPRNYTPEPSNTRNYTPESSNTRNYTPDLSNRHIQPGSAPVSPYRSPLLALRCPTWTPSYQNRLSFGSSRPSFYSSSFLPSSHSYSSSSFHSSSPSPSSFFHSSSPSPPYSHSSHYTPLYSRTYTSHRPR comes from the exons ATGGCCGCTGGAGGAGCCTCGGGATGCGGGGAGACGGCCGAGCAGTGCCGGGCCGAGGTGGAGCGGCTGAACCGGGAGCTGCAGGAGGCGAACCGGGAGAAAGTCCGGGCAGCGGAGTGTGGCCTGTCGGTGCTGGAGGAGAACCACAGACTGAAGGAGCAGAACATGGAGCTGGAGGCACAGCAGGAGGCTCTGAGGATGGAGCTGGAGCAGCTGCAGGAG GCTTTTGGCCACGCCTACTCCACCCAGCGTAAGGTGGCGGAGGACGGTGAGAGCAACGAGCAGACGCTGCTGCgtgagtcagcgtctacagaggCGTACTACACCCAGCGTGTTTTGGAGCTGCAGGAGGAGCTGGAGCTCAGTAAGACCAGCGTTAGCAGAGCTCAGGACGACCAGCAGCAGCTCAGCACTCTGCTAGAGGAGCTCACAGAG CAGAGCAACCAAAGACTGGAGCTGCAGCAGCGCCACCTACAGGAGGAGCTGAGACAGAACAAGCTGAGAGAAGCTGGTCTGATGCAGGACTGTAGCGATTTAGAGGAGGAGAACATCTCACTGCAGAAGATGGTGTCCACGCTCAGACAGAACCAG GTGGAGTATGAAGGGCTGAAGCACGAGCTGAAGGTTCTGGAGGAGGAGGCAGAGCTTTTGGGCGCCCAGCTGCAGGACGCCGTGCGTCTGAAGGAGGTGTGCGAGGCTCAGCTGGAGGAGACGCTGGAGTCAGTGAAGAGTGAGCGTGAGCAGAAGAGTGCGCTACgcagagagctgctgctgcacctGAGCATGTGCGACGTGCCTTACACGGGCAGCGCCCACCTGGTCTTTAGCTCCGCCCCTCCCAGCGGCGCAGCCACACCCACCACGCTGCTCTCACCCGGCTCAGAGGAAGCCTTCAG GTGGAACGGTCACATGACAGGAAGCAACAGGACAGGAAGGAGCtcgacctctgacctctgcagTGAGATGAAGGTCCCAGAGGTCACCAGGCTGAAGCAGCAGCTGCTCACG GTTGAGTGTGAGAATGCAGCTCTGATGAACAGCCTGCAGGAGTCCCAGAGTCAGCTGCTGCTCACTCAGAACGCTCTCAGCGATCAGCAGCAAGTCGCCCTGCGCCTTGGCCGGACCCTCACAGCCTTACAGCATGTGGAAGGTGACGAGGGGGAGAAGCCAGATGAAGCTGAGGAGAGCCAGAGCTCTGGCCTGGAGGTGCTGAAGTGTCGGTACAGAGCAGCGGTGACAGAGGTGGTGCAGCTGAAGGCAGAGATGAAGAAACTCCGTGAGCGGCTGAATGAGGACGAGACGCCCAAACACGTGAGCGACCTCCACAACCTGCAGAGGAAGACGGACACATTGGAGCAGAGCTGCAGGGACACTCAGGAGAAG GTGGAGGCCTTAGAGGCGGAGCTACAGGTGGCAAGGACGACAGCCACCGACACTGGCCGTGCTCTGAGTGCAGCTCAGGACGAGCTGGTGACACTCAGTGAGGAGCTAGCTCTGCTCTACAACCACGTCTGCCTCTGCAACAACACCACACCTCAGCGCGTCATGCTGGACTACTACAG GCAGGGCCGAGCCCTCAGCGTTAGCCTCAAATCCTCGTCCTCAGACAACAGCAAAGTGCTTCTCACACCGCGACTCGCCCGCCGCCTTACGGCCGCAGGAGGGTCTCCGCCCAAAGAGGAGGACACCGTGAGCTCTGCTCAGGCGTTAGCCAAGCCTCGCTCGCCTCCTGGACACTCACCCAGCCTCATAGCCTCCTCATCATCTTCATCGTCATCTTCGTCCCCTCCCTTAGAGACGAGCAGGGAACCGATGAATATCTACAACCTCAACGCCATCATCAGAGAGCAG GTGCAGCAGCTCCAGCGGGCCGTGGAGCTCTGCCTGCAGCGGTCCCGGCGCCGTGCCGTAGTCAGAGATGTGTGTCCTCTAATGGACATGGACAAGGAAAGCTGTGTGGAGGAGATCCTGAAGCTGAAAGCTGTGCTGAGCACCAAGAGGGAGCAGATCTCCACCCTTAGGCTGGTGCTGAAGGCCAACAAACAA ACAGCAGAGGGTGCTCTCTCTAACCTGAAGAGTAAGTATGAAGCAGAGAAGTCGATGGTGACGGACACGATGACAAAGCTGAGGAATGAACTAAAGGCTTTGAAGGAAGACGCCGCCACCTTCTCGTCCCTCAGAGCCATGTTTGCCACCAG GTGTGATGAGTACGTGACTCAGCTGGACGAGATGCAGAGACAGCTGGCGGCAGCTGAGGACGAGAAGAAGACGTTAAACTCCCTCCTGAGGATGGCCATCCAGCAGAAGCTGGCGCTCACACAGCGGTTGGAGGACCTGGCCTTCGACCAGGAGCAGAGCCATCACAGCAGGGGAGGCCGGACCAGTAGAACCAGTACCG GTCCTCAGGAGGCAGAGAGACCGCCCACTGTGGagagctcctccccctccccctccacaaGGTGGACGCTCGGCGTGCGGACGCTTGTGGTAGACTCGCACGGCACTCCTCCCTCTTTGCAACGCTCAGGCCTTTCCAGGAATTCCCCCGACCCCAGGAACTACACCCCCGAACCCTCAAACCCCAGGAACTACACCCCCGAACCCTCAAACACCAGGAACTACACCCCCGAATCCTCAAACACCAGGAACTACACCCCTGACCTCTCTAACAGGCACATCCAGCCTGGCTCCGCTCCGGTCTCACCATACCGCTCCCCCCTGCTGGCGCTGCGATGCCCCACATGGACGCCGTCGTACCAAAACCGCCTCTCCTTTGGTTCGTCAAGGCCGTCCTTCTACTCCTCTTCCTTCCTACCTTCCTCCCACAgctactcctcctcctcctttcatagctcctccccttccccctcctccTTTTTCCACAGCTCCTCCCCTTCCCCCCCCTACAGCCACTCCTCCCACTACACGCCGCTTTACTCCAGGACCTACACCTCCCATCGGCCCCGCTGA
- the LOC114465739 gene encoding protein bicaudal D homolog 1-like isoform X1: MAAGGASGCGETAEQCRAEVERLNRELQEANREKVRAAECGLSVLEENHRLKEQNMELEAQQEALRMELEQLQEAFGHAYSTQRKVAEDGESNEQTLLRESASTEAYYTQRVLELQEELELSKTSVSRAQDDQQQLSTLLEELTEQSNQRLELQQRHLQEELRQNKLREAGLMQDCSDLEEENISLQKMVSTLRQNQVEYEGLKHELKVLEEEAELLGAQLQDAVRLKEVCEAQLEETLESVKSEREQKSALRRELLLHLSMCDVPYTGSAHLVFSSAPPSGAATPTTLLSPGSEEAFRWNGHMTGSNRTGRSSTSDLCSEMKVPEVTRLKQQLLTVECENAALMNSLQESQSQLLLTQNALSDQQQVALRLGRTLTALQHVEGDEGEKPDEAEESQSSGLEVLKCRYRAAVTEVVQLKAEMKKLRERLNEDETPKHVSDLHNLQRKTDTLEQSCRDTQEKVEALEAELQVARTTATDTGRALSAAQDELVTLSEELALLYNHVCLCNNTTPQRVMLDYYRQGRALSVSLKSSSSDNSKVLLTPRLARRLTAAGGSPPKEEDTVSSAQALAKPRSPPGHSPSLIASSSSSSSSSSPPLETSREPMNIYNLNAIIREQVQQLQRAVELCLQRSRRRAVVRDVCPLMDMDKESCVEEILKLKAVLSTKREQISTLRLVLKANKQTAEGALSNLKSKYEAEKSMVTDTMTKLRNELKALKEDAATFSSLRAMFATRCDEYVTQLDEMQRQLAAAEDEKKTLNSLLRMAIQQKLALTQRLEDLAFDQEQSHHSRGGRTSRTSTGKVRPSESAPHSLSGSTSASLTSPTSPMLPCTPLSHSVSSLTGPQEAERPPTVESSSPSPSTRWTLGVRTLVVDSHGTPPSLQRSGLSRNSPDPRNYTPEPSNPRNYTPEPSNTRNYTPESSNTRNYTPDLSNRHIQPGSAPVSPYRSPLLALRCPTWTPSYQNRLSFGSSRPSFYSSSFLPSSHSYSSSSFHSSSPSPSSFFHSSSPSPPYSHSSHYTPLYSRTYTSHRPR, translated from the exons ATGGCCGCTGGAGGAGCCTCGGGATGCGGGGAGACGGCCGAGCAGTGCCGGGCCGAGGTGGAGCGGCTGAACCGGGAGCTGCAGGAGGCGAACCGGGAGAAAGTCCGGGCAGCGGAGTGTGGCCTGTCGGTGCTGGAGGAGAACCACAGACTGAAGGAGCAGAACATGGAGCTGGAGGCACAGCAGGAGGCTCTGAGGATGGAGCTGGAGCAGCTGCAGGAG GCTTTTGGCCACGCCTACTCCACCCAGCGTAAGGTGGCGGAGGACGGTGAGAGCAACGAGCAGACGCTGCTGCgtgagtcagcgtctacagaggCGTACTACACCCAGCGTGTTTTGGAGCTGCAGGAGGAGCTGGAGCTCAGTAAGACCAGCGTTAGCAGAGCTCAGGACGACCAGCAGCAGCTCAGCACTCTGCTAGAGGAGCTCACAGAG CAGAGCAACCAAAGACTGGAGCTGCAGCAGCGCCACCTACAGGAGGAGCTGAGACAGAACAAGCTGAGAGAAGCTGGTCTGATGCAGGACTGTAGCGATTTAGAGGAGGAGAACATCTCACTGCAGAAGATGGTGTCCACGCTCAGACAGAACCAG GTGGAGTATGAAGGGCTGAAGCACGAGCTGAAGGTTCTGGAGGAGGAGGCAGAGCTTTTGGGCGCCCAGCTGCAGGACGCCGTGCGTCTGAAGGAGGTGTGCGAGGCTCAGCTGGAGGAGACGCTGGAGTCAGTGAAGAGTGAGCGTGAGCAGAAGAGTGCGCTACgcagagagctgctgctgcacctGAGCATGTGCGACGTGCCTTACACGGGCAGCGCCCACCTGGTCTTTAGCTCCGCCCCTCCCAGCGGCGCAGCCACACCCACCACGCTGCTCTCACCCGGCTCAGAGGAAGCCTTCAG GTGGAACGGTCACATGACAGGAAGCAACAGGACAGGAAGGAGCtcgacctctgacctctgcagTGAGATGAAGGTCCCAGAGGTCACCAGGCTGAAGCAGCAGCTGCTCACG GTTGAGTGTGAGAATGCAGCTCTGATGAACAGCCTGCAGGAGTCCCAGAGTCAGCTGCTGCTCACTCAGAACGCTCTCAGCGATCAGCAGCAAGTCGCCCTGCGCCTTGGCCGGACCCTCACAGCCTTACAGCATGTGGAAGGTGACGAGGGGGAGAAGCCAGATGAAGCTGAGGAGAGCCAGAGCTCTGGCCTGGAGGTGCTGAAGTGTCGGTACAGAGCAGCGGTGACAGAGGTGGTGCAGCTGAAGGCAGAGATGAAGAAACTCCGTGAGCGGCTGAATGAGGACGAGACGCCCAAACACGTGAGCGACCTCCACAACCTGCAGAGGAAGACGGACACATTGGAGCAGAGCTGCAGGGACACTCAGGAGAAG GTGGAGGCCTTAGAGGCGGAGCTACAGGTGGCAAGGACGACAGCCACCGACACTGGCCGTGCTCTGAGTGCAGCTCAGGACGAGCTGGTGACACTCAGTGAGGAGCTAGCTCTGCTCTACAACCACGTCTGCCTCTGCAACAACACCACACCTCAGCGCGTCATGCTGGACTACTACAG GCAGGGCCGAGCCCTCAGCGTTAGCCTCAAATCCTCGTCCTCAGACAACAGCAAAGTGCTTCTCACACCGCGACTCGCCCGCCGCCTTACGGCCGCAGGAGGGTCTCCGCCCAAAGAGGAGGACACCGTGAGCTCTGCTCAGGCGTTAGCCAAGCCTCGCTCGCCTCCTGGACACTCACCCAGCCTCATAGCCTCCTCATCATCTTCATCGTCATCTTCGTCCCCTCCCTTAGAGACGAGCAGGGAACCGATGAATATCTACAACCTCAACGCCATCATCAGAGAGCAG GTGCAGCAGCTCCAGCGGGCCGTGGAGCTCTGCCTGCAGCGGTCCCGGCGCCGTGCCGTAGTCAGAGATGTGTGTCCTCTAATGGACATGGACAAGGAAAGCTGTGTGGAGGAGATCCTGAAGCTGAAAGCTGTGCTGAGCACCAAGAGGGAGCAGATCTCCACCCTTAGGCTGGTGCTGAAGGCCAACAAACAA ACAGCAGAGGGTGCTCTCTCTAACCTGAAGAGTAAGTATGAAGCAGAGAAGTCGATGGTGACGGACACGATGACAAAGCTGAGGAATGAACTAAAGGCTTTGAAGGAAGACGCCGCCACCTTCTCGTCCCTCAGAGCCATGTTTGCCACCAG GTGTGATGAGTACGTGACTCAGCTGGACGAGATGCAGAGACAGCTGGCGGCAGCTGAGGACGAGAAGAAGACGTTAAACTCCCTCCTGAGGATGGCCATCCAGCAGAAGCTGGCGCTCACACAGCGGTTGGAGGACCTGGCCTTCGACCAGGAGCAGAGCCATCACAGCAGGGGAGGCCGGACCAGTAGAACCAGTACCGGTAAGGTCCGGCCCTCGGAGTCTGCCCCTCACTCCCTCTCAGGCTCCACCTCCGCTTCACTCACCTCGCCCACCTCCCCAATGCTTCCTTGCACTCCTTTGTCCCACTCAGTGTCCTCCTTAACAGGTCCTCAGGAGGCAGAGAGACCGCCCACTGTGGagagctcctccccctccccctccacaaGGTGGACGCTCGGCGTGCGGACGCTTGTGGTAGACTCGCACGGCACTCCTCCCTCTTTGCAACGCTCAGGCCTTTCCAGGAATTCCCCCGACCCCAGGAACTACACCCCCGAACCCTCAAACCCCAGGAACTACACCCCCGAACCCTCAAACACCAGGAACTACACCCCCGAATCCTCAAACACCAGGAACTACACCCCTGACCTCTCTAACAGGCACATCCAGCCTGGCTCCGCTCCGGTCTCACCATACCGCTCCCCCCTGCTGGCGCTGCGATGCCCCACATGGACGCCGTCGTACCAAAACCGCCTCTCCTTTGGTTCGTCAAGGCCGTCCTTCTACTCCTCTTCCTTCCTACCTTCCTCCCACAgctactcctcctcctcctttcatagctcctccccttccccctcctccTTTTTCCACAGCTCCTCCCCTTCCCCCCCCTACAGCCACTCCTCCCACTACACGCCGCTTTACTCCAGGACCTACACCTCCCATCGGCCCCGCTGA